The nucleotide sequence GATATAGAATGGTTTATGGGTGTTGGGGATAGTAATAATTGTACATCTAACAATTCTTTTTTTTGAAGAAGATAATGGATAACTGCAAAAAACTGTTAGTCTATTGAATGGTAAGTATGTAGATTTGGGGTCTGAACTTGTTTTCTGCCAAGGACTTTTTGCTCAGCCTCATCTCTATATTATTACGCTTATGTCTCATGTACCTCAATTAATTATAGACCTGGCTTTGATCTTAGGTGCTGCTGGTGTCACTACTCTCTTATTTAAAGTTCTCAAACAACCTCTGGTACTAGGATATATTCTGGCTGGTGTATTGGTAGGCCCTAACTTCTCACTATTTCCAACTATTACAGATATAGAGACCATTCGGATCTGGGCTGACATCGGAGTTATTTTTTTATTGTTTGGTCTGGGACTGGAATTTAGTTTTAAGAAATTGGTTGAGGTAGGAGGAACTTCTTCCATAACTGGAATTTTTGAAGTAGGGGCTATGTTAATGCTTGGATATGGTACAGGGCAACTACTTGGTTGGTCCCGAATGGATAGTTTATTTTTAGGTGGAATTATTGCTATTTCTTCTACTACCATTATAATTCGTGCATTTGAAGAACTAAATGTCAAAAGCCAGAAGTTTGCTGGACTAGTATTTGGTATTCTGGTAATTGAAGACTTGGTTGCTATTCTGTTATTAGTATTGTTAAGTACACTAGCTGTAAGTCAGCAATTTGCTGGGATGCAGTTGCTAACCTCCATATTGAAACTTGCCTTTTTTTTAACAGTATGGTTTCTTGCTGGTATCTATCTGATCCCCACGTTTTTGCGCAAGAGCCGTAAGCACCTGACTGATGAAACGCTGCTTATCATTTCCATTGCATTGTGTTTGCTGATGGTAGTATTAGTTACAGAAGCAGGTTTTTCAGCTGCATTAGGTGCTTTTGTTATGGGATCTATCTTGTCCGAAACTATCTTTGTCGAGAAGATCGAGCATATGATGCAGCCTGTGAAAAATTTGTTTGGCGCTGTATTCTTTGTATCTGTAGGTATGTTGATTGACTATCATATGTTGATTGAACATGCCGGTCCTATTATGCTTATTGCCGGAGTAGTCATATTGGGCAAATCCCTGAATGTAACACTGGGAGCACTGATATCCGGGCAACCCTTAAAACAGGCTATCCAGACAGGAATGAGTTTGACACAGATAGGAGAATTTTCATTTATCATTGCAACTCTTGGATTGACTCTAAAAGTAACCAGTGATTTCTTATATCCTGTTGCTGTAGCTGTTTCTGCAGTCACTACTTTTACTACACCTTATATGATCAGACTGGCAGAGCCAGTATGTAACCAGATTGACAAGTGGTTGCCAGCACGATGGAGAGCGTTTTTGAATAGTTATAGTTCTGGTACACAAACAATAACTCATGTCAGTGACTGGCAGGGAGTATTAAAGAACTTTGCTCAGATCATTATCCTTAACACAGTAATCATCGTTGGTATTATTTTGTTGACTACATATTTTCTTACCGATGTGATCAAAACAAAACTGGTCGCTAATTCTTGGGGAAATATAATAACAGCTTTCATTGCTCTAGCCCTGATGCTACCTTTCTTATGGGCATTATCTGTACGTAAAATCCGTACTCATTCCTATAATGCACTCTGGTCAAACAGAATATTTAATCGTGGACCTTTAGTTGCACTGGAGGCTGGTCGTGTTATTCTTGGCATTGTACTGGTCGGTTTTTTACTGGATCAGCTTTTTTCTCCACTAATCGCCTTTGTTTCTGCAATATTGTTGATTGGAGTGGTGTTGCCTTTGTTTACGCAACGATTACAACAAACGTATGTCCGTATTGAAAAGCGTTTTCTTTATAATCTCACAGCAAAATCGCAGCCGGAAGAACCTACTCCTGTTAAGTCTCAATTGCTTCCCTGGGATGCTCACTTAACTCAGTTTGAAATTAGTCCTGACTCCCAGATTATTGGGCAAACTCTTACAGAACTTGCTTTTCGTGAAAGATATGGAGTGAATGTGGCGCAAATTGAACGTGGTAGCAGGGTTATTCTCGCTCCCAGAGGCAATGAGCATATTTATCCGGCTGATACCTTGACCGTTGTTGGAACGGATGCGCAATTGAAGCAATTCCGGACAGTTGTTGAGCCATTGCAAAATAATCAGACTGTAGTAGTTCCAGATGTCACATTAAAGCAACTGGTAGTGGATAACAAATTTCCGTTTTTAGGTAAAAGTATAAGAGAATCCCTTATACGTGAAAAAACCAAAGGTATTGTGATTGGTATTGAACGAAATGGAAATCGTATCATTAATCCTGATCCATCTACTGTTTTTGAGAATGGTGATCTGATATGGCTGGCTGGAGAAAAACACGAGATTAAGAGCATTGAATAGATAAATCAATAATTTTAAGTATTAACCGGATAATACGAATTTATCCTTATCGCCTGGACTGTTTTGGTATTTACCAGACCAGTGCAGGCGATTGGTTTTTAAAAGCAGATGATTAGCAATCTCTATTGTCTCTCAATATGTTCTAACAATTTCACTCTCTGAGGATTTTACTGTATTTATAGAGGTTTTTGAAAAAAGATGCAACTATACCTGTTTGGTTGGTGTATATTTAGAAGGGAAGAAATAATACAATAAGAGTCTGCAGCTATGAGCAAAAAACACTATTTTATCCTAATTATGATTCTGGGGTCATTGGCTACTATCAGTCCGTTTTCGATTGATATGTATCTCCCAGGATTTCCAGCTATTGCAGAAGATTTACATACTTCTATTGCCAATGTGCAGTTGTCATTGACTGCCTATCTGGTGGGTATTTCTGTTGGGCAACTGATATACGGTCCATTACTGGATCGGTTCGGACGTAAAAA is from Xanthocytophaga agilis and encodes:
- a CDS encoding cation:proton antiporter — translated: MSHVPQLIIDLALILGAAGVTTLLFKVLKQPLVLGYILAGVLVGPNFSLFPTITDIETIRIWADIGVIFLLFGLGLEFSFKKLVEVGGTSSITGIFEVGAMLMLGYGTGQLLGWSRMDSLFLGGIIAISSTTIIIRAFEELNVKSQKFAGLVFGILVIEDLVAILLLVLLSTLAVSQQFAGMQLLTSILKLAFFLTVWFLAGIYLIPTFLRKSRKHLTDETLLIISIALCLLMVVLVTEAGFSAALGAFVMGSILSETIFVEKIEHMMQPVKNLFGAVFFVSVGMLIDYHMLIEHAGPIMLIAGVVILGKSLNVTLGALISGQPLKQAIQTGMSLTQIGEFSFIIATLGLTLKVTSDFLYPVAVAVSAVTTFTTPYMIRLAEPVCNQIDKWLPARWRAFLNSYSSGTQTITHVSDWQGVLKNFAQIIILNTVIIVGIILLTTYFLTDVIKTKLVANSWGNIITAFIALALMLPFLWALSVRKIRTHSYNALWSNRIFNRGPLVALEAGRVILGIVLVGFLLDQLFSPLIAFVSAILLIGVVLPLFTQRLQQTYVRIEKRFLYNLTAKSQPEEPTPVKSQLLPWDAHLTQFEISPDSQIIGQTLTELAFRERYGVNVAQIERGSRVILAPRGNEHIYPADTLTVVGTDAQLKQFRTVVEPLQNNQTVVVPDVTLKQLVVDNKFPFLGKSIRESLIREKTKGIVIGIERNGNRIINPDPSTVFENGDLIWLAGEKHEIKSIE